Below is a window of bacterium DNA.
TCATGTTTACCACCCCATCTTTCTGCTCTATGACACCACCCGGTTCGATTCGGTTTCAGCCCGGATCGCCTTCATACCGGCCAGCGAGAACGCTATCACGTGCCTGGCATAGGCTTCAATATTTTCTATCCGCAAGGGGATATCCTTGTCTTCTCTGCCTGCGGGCCGGTTCAGTCTGGCGATCGGACCGATGCACTGACTGATCACGCTGGCCGCGCAGAACCGGACCTGCATATCGGGCACCAGCGGGCCGACCAGATCGCGGATCAGGATCAGCAGATTCTGCCGCAGCGGCTCGAGGGCTTTCCTCATCACCTCAACCAGCAGTCCGGTGGGGTTGGCCAGCTCTTTCTGCACGATCAGAAACTCCATGTTGTCCCGGTCGGCAATGCGGGCCAGAAGGGAGGTGACCACCCCCCGGAACCGCTCCTCGGGCGGCGCCCCGGAGCTCACACCCCCATCGGGGGGAAAGCGCGTGATGGATTGATGGAAACTGTGCCGCCACGTTTCGACATACAGGTTTTCCTTGTTCCCGAAATGGTAATTCACCGCCGCGACATTCGCTCCCGCTCGCCGGCAGATTTCGGCAATCGTGGCATTCCGGTAGCCGTTTTCCGCAAACACCTGGCTGGCTGCGGCGAGCAGTTCCTCGCGTGTTTTGTTGTGGCCTTTCCTATTGCGATCCATCGATTTCTCCGTCTGTTTGGGGGGCTGTTTCCTGTAATCAAATATAAATTTAAAATAAACATTTAAAATAATCAATAGGAAATGATGGGCCCGGAAAGAGAGACTTATCCTTTCATTACGGCGATCACCTCGCGGGCCACGATCGAGCGGACGATCAGCACCACGGCGCGCCGCCCACGAAAGAATGCGAGGAAAAGTGTCGCGGCCATGCGATGGATTACGAGGACGGTTCTCCAGTCATGGTCAAGCTGGGAGCGGACCGCAGTTGCAGGCGGGCTGGAGCGATGACTCCGGACATCGCAGGTGACGATGGTAGAGGTGAAGGGGGAAGTCCTTGGAGGATAATATCTAAGGCTCAGATCTCTGGCTGGCTGTGGCTGGCTGTTCGGAAGAGTCGCTGAGGTGGCAAGGATTGAGCTTTTTGTTTCACAATCTGCAATGAAAACAGATTGACGTTTGTGTCCTGTGAAATGAGAATAATGGATGTTTGCTACCGCGTGACGAATAGCATGCACCACAGCCATGAAATCTCACAGAAAGAGATGGAGATGGAACAAAATAAAACCATACTTCTCGCGGATGACAACGTCCAGATACTGCGAATGCTGAACAGTTTTTTTAGGCGAGCAGGTTATAGATGCAAATTATGCACATGCGGGGAGGAAGCCGCCAATATCCTAAGAAATGACAGGGACATAGGTCTGGTTCTAACCGACCACAAAATGCCCGGGAACGAAGCGCTGCAGATGGTGAAAGAGATAAGGATAAAGTATCCGGATATAAAAATAGTCGTGATGTCAGGAAATTATTCAGATGATACACTCTTGGAATTGAAAGGAATAGGCGTCAGAAAGTATTTGCAGAAACCTTTGGAATTGAGGCAA
It encodes the following:
- a CDS encoding CerR family C-terminal domain-containing protein; its protein translation is MDRNRKGHNKTREELLAAASQVFAENGYRNATIAEICRRAGANVAAVNYHFGNKENLYVETWRHSFHQSITRFPPDGGVSSGAPPEERFRGVVTSLLARIADRDNMEFLIVQKELANPTGLLVEVMRKALEPLRQNLLILIRDLVGPLVPDMQVRFCAASVISQCIGPIARLNRPAGREDKDIPLRIENIEAYARHVIAFSLAGMKAIRAETESNRVVS
- a CDS encoding response regulator, whose translation is MHHSHEISQKEMEMEQNKTILLADDNVQILRMLNSFFRRAGYRCKLCTCGEEAANILRNDRDIGLVLTDHKMPGNEALQMVKEIRIKYPDIKIVVMSGNYSDDTLLELKGIGVRKYLQKPLELRQLQMTIQEELFSSMAGE